The genomic stretch GAGAACGTAAAGATCGAGCGCGAGAACCAGACACTCGCCACAATTTCCTTTCAGAACTATTTCCGCATGTACCGCAAGCTGGCCGGCATGACCGGTACGGCGGAAACCGAAGCAGCCGAGTTCGAGAAGATTTACGGTCTCGACATCATCGTGATTCCGACGAACAAGCCGCTGCTGCGAATCGAGAATCCCGACATTGTCTATCGCACGGAAAAAGAAAAATTCTTCGCGGTTGCAGACGAAATCCAGAAGATCGCCGACGAAGGTCGACCGGTGCTCGTCGGAACTACCTCGATCGAAAAATCAGAGCGACTGTCGGATCTACTCAAGAAAAAAGCCGTTCGTCACGTCGTTCTGAACGCGAAATACCACGAACGTGAAGCCGAGATCGTCGCACAAGCCGGACGGTTTGGCGCCGTGACGATCGCCACTAACATGGCGGGTCGTGGTACGGACATCCTGCTCGGCGGCAATGCCGAGTTCCTCGCGAAGCAGGAATTGCTGAAAAAGGGTGCGGCGCGCTCGGTCGGCGCTGCCGAAGGCGAGCTATCGCCGATCGCTGCTTCAGCCAGTCTCACGCGCTTCTATTACCAGGGCGCCGAGTACGAAGTCGATGTGCAGCAATGGGAAGAGGCACTGAATCGGCATCAACAGCAGATACAGGCCGAGCACGACAAAGTCATCGAGGTCGGCGGACTCCATATTCTTGGTACCGAGCGCCATGAATCCCGCCGAATCGACAACCAGCTTCGCGGACGCGCCGGACGTCAAGGCGATCCAGGTTCATCGCGGTTCTATCTGTCGCTCGAAGACGACCTCATGCGCATCTTCGCCAAGGAGTGGGTCTCGAACCTGCTCCAGCGGCTCGGAATGGAAGAAGGCATTCCGATTGAATCGAAGCTGATCTCTCGCCGAATCGAAGCTGCGCAGAAGACGGTTGAAGCCCAGAACTTCGAGTCCCGCAAACACCTGCTCGAATACGACGACGTAATGAATAAGCAGCGCGAGGCTGTGTATGGCCTTCGTCGCCAACTGCTCGAAGGACTCGATCAGAAGGATCTCATTCTTGAAGATTACGTTTCGGGAACCGTCGGCGATTTACTTGATCAGTACGCGCCACGCGACCAGCACGCCGAACAGTGGGATCTGAATGCTCTGAAGCAGCAGATATTCACCCGCTTTGGAGTCGATTTGGCAACCGAAGGCCTAGATCTCGAAAGTCTCAATCGTTCCGAATTGGGAGATGCAATCTTCGGCAAACTGAAAGAGCGTTACGACGCGAAAGAGAAGCTGATCGGCTCCGACGCGATGCGCTATCACGAGCGCATGATCATGCTCAGCGTTCTCGATGGGCAGTGGAAAGATCACCTGCTGAGCATGGATCACCTGAAGGAAGGCATCGGCTTGCGTGGATACGGTCAGCACGATCCGCTGGTCGAGTACAAGCGCGAGTCATTCGAGATGTTCGAAGCCATGATGCAGCGCTTCCAGGAAGAGACAGTTCGTTATCTCTACCTGCTGCAGGTGATCGAAGCCGAACCGCGCCGGCAGGCTGCTCCTGTTCCGCCGACTGATGGCTTGACCATGGACGGCGTTCCATTCGATCCGACGCGGGCTGTTACTCCACCTCCAGCCCACAATGGGAATCGGCGGGCAGCGACCTCCATGGACGACATGG from Terriglobales bacterium encodes the following:
- the secA gene encoding preprotein translocase subunit SecA: MIGTIISKVIGTKNERELKRLWPMVAQVNALEPEMQKLSDAELRAKTDEFRQRIREHIQRAAPNELPADEDIIPTTSPSSKKDKRDPVLEEALEDVLPEAFAVVREAGRRVLNMRHFDVQLIGGAVLHQGKISEMKTGEGKTLVATLPVYLNALAGRGVHVVTVNDYLAKRDSEWMGKLYNFLGLSVGVIVHDLDDNERREAYGADITYGTNNEFGFDYLRDNMKFDLKDCVQRGHHFAIVDEVDSILIDEARTPLIIAGASEESTDKYYKVNRIIPALEKGEEIEKSIEETIFTGDYTIDEKHRTVTVTEQGWEKVEKMLGIGNVADPENWGWKHHVETAIKAHALYRRDIEYVVKDGEVIIVDEFTGRMMPGRRWSDGLHQAVEAKENVKIERENQTLATISFQNYFRMYRKLAGMTGTAETEAAEFEKIYGLDIIVIPTNKPLLRIENPDIVYRTEKEKFFAVADEIQKIADEGRPVLVGTTSIEKSERLSDLLKKKAVRHVVLNAKYHEREAEIVAQAGRFGAVTIATNMAGRGTDILLGGNAEFLAKQELLKKGAARSVGAAEGELSPIAASASLTRFYYQGAEYEVDVQQWEEALNRHQQQIQAEHDKVIEVGGLHILGTERHESRRIDNQLRGRAGRQGDPGSSRFYLSLEDDLMRIFAKEWVSNLLQRLGMEEGIPIESKLISRRIEAAQKTVEAQNFESRKHLLEYDDVMNKQREAVYGLRRQLLEGLDQKDLILEDYVSGTVGDLLDQYAPRDQHAEQWDLNALKQQIFTRFGVDLATEGLDLESLNRSELGDAIFGKLKERYDAKEKLIGSDAMRYHERMIMLSVLDGQWKDHLLSMDHLKEGIGLRGYGQHDPLVEYKRESFEMFEAMMQRFQEETVRYLYLLQVIEAEPRRQAAPVPPTDGLTMDGVPFDPTRAVTPPPAHNGNRRAATSMDDMEREFMRKKERELQAARMAGAGDGGVQQRRVGDKVGRNDPCPCGSGKKYKKCCGA